A DNA window from Pseudoalteromonas spongiae UST010723-006 contains the following coding sequences:
- a CDS encoding K+/H+ antiporter subunit F, whose product MLSTVILIVSAMIGVSLLLNLWRLILGPSVPDRILALDTMYINSIALIVLYGIKVASELYFEAALLIAMLGFVSTVAICKFLLRGDIIE is encoded by the coding sequence ATGTTAAGCACCGTTATACTAATTGTATCGGCAATGATTGGCGTATCACTGTTACTTAATTTATGGCGCCTAATTCTCGGACCATCTGTGCCAGATCGCATCTTAGCGCTTGATACCATGTATATAAACAGTATTGCGCTTATTGTATTGTACGGAATTAAAGTGGCGTCAGAGCTTTATTTTGAAGCAGCATTGTTGATTGCCATGCTCGGGTTTGTCAGTACGGTGGCAATTTGTAAGTTTCTTTTACGCGGCGATATTATAGAGTAA
- a CDS encoding Na+/H+ antiporter subunit G — protein sequence MAEIIVSLLLLLGGVFILIGSIGMNRMPDFFMRLHGPTKATTLGMAGVLIASIVYFSAIVNEPSAKEILISIFLLITAPISGYMLIKTAIHHKLKAHKGTKGVENIEED from the coding sequence ATGGCAGAGATTATTGTTTCACTACTGTTGTTGTTAGGCGGCGTGTTTATTCTAATCGGTTCAATTGGTATGAACCGTATGCCGGACTTCTTTATGCGTTTACATGGTCCAACTAAGGCAACTACGTTAGGCATGGCGGGTGTGCTGATTGCTTCTATTGTTTATTTTAGTGCAATCGTTAATGAGCCAAGCGCGAAAGAAATTTTGATATCGATCTTTTTACTGATCACGGCACCAATCAGTGGCTATATGCTAATTAAAACGGCAATTCATCACAAATTAAAAGCTCACAAAGGCACTAAAGGTGTAGAAAACATCGAAGAAGATTAG